A genomic stretch from Gopherus flavomarginatus isolate rGopFla2 chromosome 3, rGopFla2.mat.asm, whole genome shotgun sequence includes:
- the TYRP1 gene encoding 5,6-dihydroxyindole-2-carboxylic acid oxidase, with amino-acid sequence MQYSMLLSFFSPLLLTLLSQARAQFPRQCATVDALRSGECCPDLSPVFGPGTDRCGLSSGRGQCVPVIADSLPHGPQYTHDGQDDREQWPLRFFNRTCSCNGNFSGYDCGSCRPGWSGAACNQQIRTVRRNLLDLSAKERNDFVNALHQAKATIHPDIVIATRRHEEILGPDGNTPQFENVSIYNYFVWSHYYSVRKTFLGAGQQSFGGVDFSHEGPAFLTWHRYHLLQLERDMQDMLQDPSFALPYWNFATGGNTCDICTDDLMGARSNFDVSLISQNSIFSQWRVLCENLEDYDTLGTICNSTEGGPIRRNPAGNVARPMVQRLPEPQDVALCLEVGLFDTPPFYSNSTDSFRNTVEGYSDPSGKYDPAVRSLHNLAHLFLNGTGGQTHLSPNDPIFVFLHTFTDAVFDEWLRRHNPDISIYPLENAPIGHNRQYNMVPFWPPVTNNEMFVTAPENLGYSYDVQWPSRALQVTEIITIAIVTALILVAIIFAGTTCIVHARKNKDELHQPLLTDQYERYSDDYDSIPTPSQSVV; translated from the exons ATGCAGTACTCCATGCTGCTGAGCTTCTTCTCACCACTGCTCCTTACCCTACTCAGCCAAGCAAGAGCTCAGTTCCCTCGCCAATGTGCTACGGTTGATGCCTTGAGAAGTGGCGAGTGTTGTCCGGATTTGTCTCCAGTGTTCGGGCCTGGTACTGATCGCTGTGGTTTATCTTCAGGAAGGGGTCAGTGTGTACCAGTGATAGCAGACTCACTGCCCCATGGCCCACAGTACACGCATGACGGCCAAGATGACCGTGAGCAGTGGCCCTTACGCTTCTTCAATCGAACCTGCAGCTGCAATGGTAACTTCTCCGGTTATGACTGTGGGTCCTGCCGACCTGGCTGGAGTGGAGCTGCCTGTAACCAGCAGATCCGCACAG TTAGGAGGAACCTTCTGGACCTGAGTGCGAAGGAAAGGAATGATTTTGTCAATGCCTTACACCAAGCCAAGGCTACAATACATCCTGATATTGTCATAGCCACCAGGAGACATGAGGAGATATTGGGACCTGATGGCAACACACCTCAATTTGAAAATGTGTCAATTTATAACTACTTTGTGTGGTCCCATTATTACTCTGTCAGAAAAACTTTCCTTGGTGCAGGGCAGCAAAGTTTTGGAGGAGTGGATTTCTCTCATGAAGGACCAGCATTTCTCACTTGGCATAGGTATCATCTACTGCAGCTGGAGAGAGACATGCAG GATATGCTACAGGATCCCTCTTTTGCACTTCCCTATTGGAATTTTGCTACTGGTGGAAACACCTGCGATATTTGCACAGATGACCTGATGGGTGCTCGAAGCAATTTTGATGTCTCTCTTATAAGTCAGAACTCCATCTTCTCCCAGTGGCGTGTGCTCTGTGAAAACCTAGAAGACTATGATACCTTGGGAACCATTTGTAACA GCACAGAAGGTGGTCCGATTCGAAGGAATCCTGCTGGAAATGTTGCCAGGCCAATGGTTCAGCGTCTCCCAGAACCACAGGATGTTGCTCTTTGTTTAGAAGTTGGTTTGTTTGACACTCCTCCTTTCTATTCCAATTCAACAGACAGTTTCCGTAATACAGTAGAAG GCTACAGCGATCCTTCAGGGAAGTATGATCCGGCAGTTCGGAGTCTTCATAATTTGGCTCATCTGTTTTTGAATGGAACAGGGGGACAAACTCATTTATCTCCAAACGACCCTATTTTTGTCTTCTTGCACACGTTTACTGACGCTGTTTTTGATGAATGGCTGAGAAGACATAATCCTG ATATTTCAATATACCCACTGGAGAATGCCCCTATTGGACATAACCGGCAGTATAACATGGTGCCATTCTGGCCTCCAGTTACCAATAATGAGATGTTTGTTACTGCACCAGAAAACTTGGGCTACAGTTATGATGTTCAATGGCCAA gccgggctctgcaggTCACTGAGATCATAACTATTGCAATAGTGACTGCATTGATTCTGGTTGCAATTATTTTTGCTGGTACTACATGTATTGTGCACGCTAGGAAAAACAAGGATGAACTGCATCAGCCTCTTCTCACTGACCAGTATGAGCGGTATTCAGATGATTATGATAGCATACCGACCCCAAGCCAGTCTGTGGTTTGA